One window of uncultured Methanoregula sp. genomic DNA carries:
- a CDS encoding glycosyltransferase family 2 protein yields the protein MNSEPFFSIIITTFNRAHLLPRAIQSALDQTYMKFEVIIINDGSMDNTSEVISLFNEKKIRYFVEPVNKGVLSAKNKGFDLALGEYVFFLDDDDEMVPDALEIFAQTVRKCDNKAVKFFYFDSIEVESERYCGDGYSNYEEYVTFQDILCGKLNGDYGHVWNREAVGNNRFDERLWGNEGLLLLQLHKQNVDYLGYYTPKTVLKVYREHGQRICNTSCLINLKKLILTKTIYIQDYGNDLKKLCPKMFAAHLSSLGFYQVLDGQTVEGRRNLARSLKYVFSLKFLLFYLLTFSLKTNQIIQICKKFKKV from the coding sequence ATGAATTCAGAGCCTTTTTTTTCAATAATTATCACAACATTCAATCGGGCCCATTTACTGCCGAGAGCGATACAAAGTGCACTCGATCAAACGTATATGAAATTTGAAGTGATCATAATAAATGATGGATCAATGGATAATACGTCAGAAGTTATCAGTTTATTCAATGAGAAGAAAATACGATATTTTGTTGAACCTGTGAATAAGGGTGTACTAAGCGCGAAAAATAAGGGTTTTGATCTGGCATTAGGCGAATACGTTTTTTTTCTCGATGATGACGATGAGATGGTCCCTGATGCACTTGAAATTTTTGCACAAACTGTGCGGAAGTGTGACAATAAAGCGGTCAAATTTTTCTATTTTGATTCGATCGAGGTAGAAAGTGAAAGGTATTGCGGAGATGGGTATAGTAACTATGAGGAATATGTTACATTTCAGGATATACTGTGCGGAAAATTAAATGGGGACTATGGCCATGTCTGGAATCGTGAAGCCGTCGGAAATAACCGGTTTGATGAAAGGTTATGGGGAAACGAAGGACTCTTGTTGCTACAATTGCACAAACAAAATGTCGATTATCTTGGATACTATACGCCGAAAACGGTATTAAAAGTATATCGGGAACACGGTCAAAGGATATGTAATACGAGCTGTCTGATCAATCTTAAAAAACTAATTCTTACAAAGACAATATATATACAAGATTACGGTAATGATCTGAAGAAGCTTTGTCCAAAAATGTTCGCAGCACATTTATCGTCTTTGGGTTTTTATCAGGTACTTGATGGCCAAACCGTTGAAGGAAGGCGGAATTTAGCCCGGTCATTAAAATATGTGTTCTCCTTGAAGTTTTTATTATTTTATCTCCTCACATTCTCTTTAAAAACAAATCAAATAATTCAAATTTGTAAAAAATTTAAAAAAGTGTGA